A single Henriciella sp. AS95 DNA region contains:
- a CDS encoding acyl-CoA dehydrogenase family protein → MDFNDTPEEAEFRKEARSFLEKHLKLKDANSPRRPSGEDFLKRAKNWQKTKAEGGFAQITWPKEWGGRGGTAMQQVIWNQEEGKFDAPVGPFAIGLGMCVPTVIAFGSDEHKKRYVKPALMGEEIWCQLFSEPAAGSDVAGVKTRAVKDGDEWVINGQKVWTTGAHFSDFGILLTRTDPKAPKHKGLTMFIVDMKQKGVEAKPIHQASGGREFNEVYFTDVRIPDSDRLGDVGEGWKVAIVTLMNERLAVGGSPGPDWKEIMDYARDTGTLSDQAFRENLADWYVAAQGYSLTKFRTQTALSRGETPGPENSIGKIITANQLQDICNTAIEMQDHYGIMNDSDTMPANALFQNSFMWAPGLRIAGGTDEILKNIIAERVLGLPQDVRVDKDVPFEDLKQG, encoded by the coding sequence ATGGATTTCAACGATACCCCCGAAGAAGCAGAATTCCGCAAGGAGGCTCGTAGCTTCCTTGAGAAGCACCTGAAACTGAAAGACGCCAACAGCCCCCGCCGCCCATCCGGCGAGGATTTCCTGAAGCGCGCCAAGAATTGGCAGAAGACCAAGGCCGAAGGCGGCTTTGCGCAGATTACCTGGCCCAAGGAATGGGGCGGGCGTGGCGGTACGGCCATGCAGCAGGTCATCTGGAACCAGGAAGAAGGCAAATTCGATGCCCCTGTCGGCCCGTTCGCGATCGGGCTCGGCATGTGTGTGCCGACCGTCATCGCGTTTGGCTCGGATGAGCACAAGAAGCGCTATGTGAAACCGGCCCTGATGGGCGAGGAAATCTGGTGCCAGCTGTTCTCAGAGCCGGCCGCAGGCTCTGACGTCGCGGGCGTGAAGACGCGCGCTGTGAAAGACGGCGACGAGTGGGTCATCAACGGCCAGAAAGTCTGGACCACGGGCGCCCACTTCTCTGATTTTGGCATCCTGCTGACGCGCACGGACCCGAAAGCGCCAAAGCATAAGGGCCTCACCATGTTCATCGTGGACATGAAGCAGAAAGGCGTCGAAGCAAAGCCAATTCACCAGGCTTCCGGCGGACGCGAGTTCAATGAGGTCTACTTCACGGACGTTCGCATTCCCGATTCGGACCGCCTTGGCGACGTCGGCGAGGGCTGGAAGGTCGCCATCGTGACGCTGATGAATGAACGCCTGGCAGTTGGCGGTTCGCCCGGGCCGGACTGGAAAGAAATCATGGATTACGCCCGCGACACCGGCACCTTGTCGGATCAGGCGTTCCGGGAAAACCTGGCCGACTGGTACGTCGCCGCACAGGGCTACAGCCTCACCAAGTTCCGGACGCAAACGGCGCTCTCTCGCGGTGAAACGCCGGGGCCGGAGAATTCGATCGGCAAGATCATCACGGCCAATCAGCTACAGGATATCTGCAACACGGCGATCGAGATGCAGGACCATTACGGCATCATGAATGACAGTGATACGATGCCGGCGAATGCGCTGTTCCAAAACAGCTTCATGTGGGCGCCCGGCCTGCGTATCGCGGGTGGTACGGACGAAATCCTGAAGAACATTATTGCCGAACGCGTTCTCGGTCTTCCGCAGGACGTCCGTGTCGACAAGGATGTACCTTTCGAAGATTTAAAGCAGGGCTGA
- a CDS encoding alpha/beta hydrolase — protein MAHQFRNVDADGINIRVAVEGDGPLVLFVHGFPESWYSWRHQMKALSAAGFTAAAMDVRGYGGSDKPEPVEAYDMQSIASDVAAVARALQPDGPAVVVGHDWGAPIAWNSALLHPDQFKAVAGLSVPYMPQGEIVQLDAAREFFRGRDLFFYQLYFQEEGVAEAELEADPAATIRRFYYAISGDAPDGTWPTDKKFNDTLLHRLPEPDMPLPWLDEDDVEYYASQFRESGFRGPLNRYRNSHRDNAYLRASGDQVIHQPSLFIGGTKDLVLKMAPFDMVETMKRYLSDLRGAYMLDGCGHWTQQECPDEVNALLIDWLARL, from the coding sequence ATGGCCCATCAATTCCGGAACGTCGACGCTGATGGCATCAATATTCGCGTCGCCGTCGAAGGAGATGGGCCGCTTGTTCTGTTCGTTCACGGTTTTCCAGAGAGCTGGTATTCCTGGCGTCACCAGATGAAAGCCCTGTCAGCGGCAGGCTTCACCGCCGCAGCGATGGATGTGCGGGGCTATGGCGGTTCTGACAAGCCAGAGCCAGTCGAAGCCTATGACATGCAGTCGATTGCGAGCGATGTCGCGGCCGTTGCTCGTGCTTTGCAGCCCGATGGACCTGCCGTCGTCGTAGGCCATGATTGGGGCGCGCCGATCGCGTGGAATTCGGCCCTGCTTCATCCAGACCAGTTCAAGGCCGTAGCCGGACTGTCGGTTCCTTACATGCCTCAGGGTGAGATTGTTCAGCTGGATGCGGCCCGCGAGTTCTTCAGGGGTCGCGACCTGTTTTTCTATCAGCTTTATTTCCAGGAGGAAGGCGTCGCGGAAGCTGAGCTGGAAGCCGATCCTGCTGCCACGATCCGCCGCTTCTATTATGCCATCTCGGGCGACGCGCCGGACGGCACCTGGCCGACAGACAAGAAGTTCAATGATACCCTGCTGCATCGGCTGCCAGAACCTGACATGCCACTTCCCTGGCTCGATGAGGATGACGTCGAATACTATGCCTCACAGTTCCGAGAGTCCGGTTTTCGCGGACCACTGAACCGCTACCGCAATTCTCACCGTGACAATGCCTATCTTCGTGCCAGCGGCGACCAGGTGATCCATCAGCCGTCGCTCTTCATTGGCGGGACAAAAGACCTCGTGCTCAAGATGGCGCCGTTCGACATGGTCGAGACCATGAAACGCTACCTGTCAGACCTGCGTGGCGCCTACATGCTGGACGGCTGCGGGCATTGGACCCAGCAGGAATGTCCAGATGAGGTCAACGCGCTCCTGATCGACTGGCTCGCCCGCCTGTAA
- the metG gene encoding methionine--tRNA ligase, producing the protein MTATGKRRILVTSALPYINGVKHLGNLAGSMLPADVYSRFQRLRGHDVLYICATDEHGTPAELAAQAAGISVRDYCDEQHEIQKKAGEGFELSYDHFGRSSGEENARLTQHFANVLEANGLIEERVMEQVYSIDDGRFLPDRYVEGTCPHCDYEKARGDQCDNCGRLLDPVELIDPYSAVSGSKNVEVRETRHLFLRQSEMQETIRDWVEASTDWPALARSIALKWLDEGLRDRAITRDLSWGVPVINPDGSVRDGFENKVFYVWFDAPIEYIGATEEWAKAKGNPDAWRSWWRTDEGADEVQYVQFMGKDNVAFHTVGFPVTIMGSKEPWKLVDQLKAFNWVTWYGGKFSTSNKRGVFMDQALDLLPADYWRWYLIANAPEGSDAAFTWEGFQSSINSDLANVLGNFVNRITKYCASKFDGKVPAAGDTGEAEAWMVSELETRLPQLVQHYENMDFRKAAAETRAIWAAGNEYLTKAEPWVKYKNNVDEAAIGVRTGLNLAALFGIIAQPIIPEAAKMILDALNIPDANRTMTAEGLSDVRTLLDALPHGMDIAPPDVLFRKIEDDQVAEWTEKFGGED; encoded by the coding sequence ATGACCGCCACTGGCAAACGCCGCATCCTCGTCACCTCAGCCCTCCCCTATATCAATGGGGTCAAGCATCTCGGCAATCTTGCTGGCTCGATGCTTCCGGCTGACGTGTATTCACGGTTCCAGCGGCTGCGTGGCCACGACGTACTTTACATCTGCGCCACGGATGAACACGGCACACCCGCCGAACTCGCCGCGCAGGCGGCCGGCATTTCGGTTCGTGATTACTGCGACGAACAGCACGAAATTCAGAAAAAGGCCGGCGAAGGCTTTGAGCTTTCCTATGATCATTTCGGGCGCTCATCCGGCGAGGAGAATGCACGTCTGACGCAGCACTTCGCAAACGTCCTCGAAGCCAATGGCCTCATCGAGGAACGGGTCATGGAGCAGGTCTATTCCATCGACGACGGCCGCTTCCTGCCAGACCGCTATGTCGAAGGCACCTGCCCACATTGTGACTATGAGAAGGCTCGCGGCGACCAGTGTGATAATTGCGGGCGCCTGCTGGACCCTGTGGAGCTGATCGATCCCTATTCGGCCGTATCCGGCTCGAAGAATGTAGAAGTGCGCGAGACGCGCCATCTCTTCCTGCGCCAGTCAGAGATGCAAGAGACGATCCGCGACTGGGTGGAGGCCTCGACAGACTGGCCAGCGCTGGCGCGGAGTATTGCGCTGAAATGGCTGGATGAGGGCCTGCGCGACCGTGCCATCACACGTGACCTGTCATGGGGCGTGCCGGTCATCAATCCGGACGGATCGGTCCGGGACGGATTCGAGAACAAGGTCTTCTATGTCTGGTTCGACGCGCCGATCGAATATATCGGCGCGACTGAGGAATGGGCGAAGGCGAAAGGAAACCCGGACGCCTGGCGCTCCTGGTGGCGGACCGATGAGGGCGCCGACGAAGTCCAGTACGTCCAATTCATGGGCAAGGACAATGTCGCCTTTCATACAGTCGGATTCCCCGTCACGATCATGGGCTCGAAGGAGCCATGGAAGCTCGTCGACCAGCTCAAGGCCTTCAACTGGGTCACCTGGTATGGCGGAAAGTTCTCTACCTCGAACAAGCGCGGCGTCTTCATGGACCAGGCGCTGGACCTGCTGCCCGCCGACTATTGGCGCTGGTACCTGATTGCGAATGCGCCGGAAGGCTCTGACGCGGCCTTCACCTGGGAAGGCTTCCAGTCATCCATCAACTCCGACCTTGCCAACGTTCTCGGCAATTTCGTGAACCGGATCACCAAATACTGCGCGTCCAAGTTTGATGGAAAAGTGCCTGCCGCTGGTGACACTGGCGAGGCCGAAGCCTGGATGGTATCAGAACTCGAAACCCGGCTGCCGCAGCTCGTTCAGCATTATGAAAATATGGACTTCCGCAAAGCAGCCGCGGAAACGCGCGCGATCTGGGCGGCGGGCAATGAATACCTCACCAAGGCCGAACCATGGGTGAAGTATAAGAACAATGTCGATGAGGCCGCAATCGGCGTACGAACTGGCCTTAACCTCGCGGCCCTCTTTGGCATCATCGCTCAGCCCATCATACCGGAAGCGGCGAAAATGATCCTCGATGCTTTGAACATTCCGGACGCCAATCGAACCATGACCGCCGAGGGCCTGAGCGACGTCCGGACGCTTCTGGATGCCCTGCCCCACGGCATGGACATCGCGCCGCCGGACGTGCTCTTCCGCAAAATCGAGGACGATCAGGTCGCCGAATGGACTGAGAAGTTCGGCGGGGAAGACTGA
- a CDS encoding DUF1761 domain-containing protein: MPRLANVNLLGVLLAAIAIYFVGFIWYGLLFAEPYLNGIGVYFGEGMESVTWMTPEGARTDTQMPMDITWMLAGMVIPIVLAFGLGWHMKQKGIKSLQTAVLFGLWLSLLIGVPLMGYALVYSPWHSVTAFLVDASHTVVTFVVGCAVLSFFD, encoded by the coding sequence ATGCCACGACTTGCAAATGTGAATCTGCTCGGAGTGCTTCTCGCCGCCATCGCAATCTATTTTGTCGGCTTCATTTGGTACGGGCTCCTCTTCGCCGAGCCGTATTTGAACGGCATCGGTGTGTATTTCGGCGAAGGCATGGAATCGGTCACTTGGATGACGCCGGAGGGCGCGCGGACAGACACGCAGATGCCGATGGATATCACCTGGATGCTGGCGGGAATGGTGATTCCGATCGTGCTGGCATTCGGTCTAGGCTGGCACATGAAGCAGAAAGGCATCAAATCATTGCAGACGGCTGTCCTGTTCGGACTCTGGCTATCCTTGCTGATTGGCGTGCCGCTGATGGGCTACGCGCTTGTTTATTCGCCGTGGCATTCAGTTACCGCATTCCTGGTCGACGCGTCTCATACGGTCGTCACCTTTGTGGTCGGCTGCGCGGTCCTGTCATTCTTTGACTAG
- a CDS encoding acyl-CoA dehydrogenase family protein, which produces MNFDFSEDQKFLANEARKFLGAQCTTAQVREVLDDDAKSHHEGVWKQVVEMGWLGTAIPEEYGGLGLGMLELCVIAEEMGRALAPVPFASTVYFFAEALKAAGSEDQKKELLAKVATGEVIGCYAASEGPGNPEASQLKTNFDGSKVSGTKIPVTDGDVATHAIVLAKEGSGASWVLVDLNAPGVSRKPVSTLEPTRSHAEIVFDGAPGERVGAAGEGEANNDALLNRVAVLIAFEQLGGADRCLEMATAYAKERYAFGRPIGGNQSIKHKLAEMYVKNQVARSNCYYGAWALSTDAAELPEAAAASRLAASEAYWFASKENIQTHGGMGFTWEVDCHLFYRRAKLLAVQAGAPKVWKEKLVSALERKNAA; this is translated from the coding sequence ATGAATTTCGATTTTTCGGAAGATCAGAAATTTCTGGCCAATGAGGCCCGGAAATTTCTCGGTGCTCAGTGTACGACCGCGCAGGTTCGTGAAGTCCTCGATGACGACGCCAAAAGCCATCATGAGGGGGTCTGGAAACAGGTCGTCGAGATGGGCTGGCTCGGAACGGCCATTCCGGAAGAATATGGCGGTCTCGGTCTCGGTATGCTCGAGCTCTGCGTTATCGCTGAGGAGATGGGCCGGGCGCTGGCACCCGTGCCGTTTGCGTCGACCGTCTATTTCTTCGCTGAGGCGCTGAAAGCGGCTGGATCTGAAGACCAGAAAAAGGAGCTGCTTGCAAAGGTGGCGACCGGTGAGGTCATTGGCTGTTACGCTGCGAGCGAAGGCCCGGGAAACCCTGAAGCCTCCCAGCTGAAAACAAACTTTGATGGTTCAAAGGTATCCGGCACGAAAATTCCGGTGACAGATGGCGACGTGGCGACACATGCCATCGTGCTTGCCAAGGAAGGATCGGGCGCAAGCTGGGTGCTGGTAGACCTCAACGCTCCGGGCGTCAGCCGCAAGCCGGTGAGCACGCTTGAGCCCACGCGCAGCCATGCCGAAATCGTTTTCGACGGCGCACCAGGGGAACGTGTCGGCGCGGCGGGGGAAGGCGAGGCCAACAATGACGCGCTGCTCAATCGGGTTGCTGTCCTCATCGCATTCGAACAGCTCGGCGGTGCTGACCGATGCCTCGAAATGGCGACAGCGTATGCGAAAGAGCGTTACGCGTTCGGCCGTCCGATTGGCGGCAATCAGTCGATCAAGCACAAGCTTGCCGAGATGTATGTGAAGAACCAGGTCGCCCGATCCAATTGCTATTACGGCGCATGGGCGCTCTCCACAGACGCGGCAGAATTGCCGGAAGCGGCTGCGGCGTCCCGGCTGGCGGCATCTGAAGCGTATTGGTTCGCGTCGAAGGAAAACATTCAGACCCATGGCGGCATGGGCTTTACCTGGGAAGTGGACTGCCACCTCTTCTATCGCCGCGCCAAGCTGCTTGCCGTGCAGGCGGGTGCCCCAAAAGTCTGGAAAGAAAAGCTGGTGTCTGCGCTCGAGCGCAAGAACGCTGCATAA
- the pepN gene encoding aminopeptidase N translates to MRTETPVSVKLENYKPYPFEIESVSLDFSLEPEATRVRTKMKVNRLRPGDFVLDGVGMILHEIKLNDVVLDLEQYDRGDETLTLTSVPDSFTLETDVTINPAANTALSGLYISGGRFCSQCEATGFRHITFWPDRPDVMSRFHVRMDADKSKYPILLSNGTPGESGDFSDGRHYAEWDDPHPKPSYLFALCAGDYDVWRDTFTTMNGDHVDLGVYVDKGQADRAEWAMESLKASMKWDEERFGRAYDLGVFNIVAVRDFNFGAMENKGLNIFNSAYVLANPESATDADFEAIESIVGHEYFHNWTGNRITCRDWFQLCLKEGLTVFRDQEFSSDLRSRPVQRIKDVMRLRGRQFAEDGGPLAHPVRPDSYASIDNLYTATVYEKGAELIRALTVLIGDEAFNKGMQIYFDEFDGTASTIEDFYSCFEKASGRDLSQFRIWYAQAGTPEVSIVESWDEKKSTLTLKLAQKTPPTPKQSDKKPVPIPLRAALLDGKGGQIEAEGWDDGDTVIVLDEARKKVEVKLEDGAQRPLLSINREFSAPVRIKRDLTTQQLLELASAETDPFNIWDNFQTLSKTEIFRLLDNPQSPPDADLVSALADAVRQNSPDPAFAALLTVLPDIGELFQEREPVNPTGLNDARKRLRKALATELKSDAERILAEPTPQPFAPSAEQAGIRALRTAMIGLTGALATPDAARSLKNLFDQADNMTEKLACLRTLIPIEGNERDAAIETFYEEWKDNPLVIDKWFAVQAGQGTAADAERLSKHPDFDLSNPNRVRSVAAAFSMTNLAEFHAPDGSGHKVIGDIIETADKRNPALAARLLTSFEQWKKLEPVAKASAKATLERLRDGGLSKNAMDIVARALD, encoded by the coding sequence ATGCGCACGGAAACGCCAGTTTCGGTAAAGCTCGAAAACTACAAACCCTACCCGTTTGAAATTGAAAGCGTATCGCTCGATTTCTCACTCGAGCCGGAAGCTACTCGCGTTCGCACAAAGATGAAGGTCAATCGTCTTCGTCCCGGAGACTTCGTGCTCGATGGCGTGGGCATGATCCTGCACGAGATCAAACTCAATGACGTGGTGCTCGACCTGGAGCAATATGACCGCGGCGACGAAACCCTGACGCTGACATCGGTGCCTGACAGCTTCACGCTCGAAACCGACGTGACCATCAATCCGGCAGCCAATACCGCTCTCTCCGGCCTCTATATTTCGGGCGGACGTTTCTGCAGCCAGTGCGAAGCGACCGGTTTCCGGCACATCACTTTCTGGCCTGACCGCCCGGACGTGATGAGCCGCTTCCACGTCCGCATGGACGCCGACAAGTCAAAATACCCGATCTTGCTGTCAAACGGCACGCCGGGCGAAAGCGGTGATTTCTCCGATGGTCGCCATTATGCCGAATGGGACGACCCGCATCCGAAACCCTCCTACCTCTTCGCCCTGTGCGCTGGCGACTACGATGTCTGGCGCGATACGTTCACCACGATGAATGGCGATCATGTCGACCTCGGCGTCTATGTCGACAAAGGCCAGGCCGACCGCGCCGAATGGGCGATGGAAAGCCTGAAAGCCTCAATGAAGTGGGATGAGGAACGGTTTGGCCGCGCCTATGACCTTGGCGTCTTCAACATCGTCGCTGTGCGCGACTTCAATTTCGGCGCCATGGAGAACAAAGGTCTCAATATCTTTAATTCGGCCTATGTGCTCGCCAATCCGGAAAGTGCGACCGACGCCGACTTCGAAGCGATCGAGAGCATCGTCGGCCACGAATATTTCCACAACTGGACCGGCAACCGGATCACCTGCCGCGACTGGTTCCAGCTCTGCCTGAAGGAAGGCCTGACCGTTTTCCGCGACCAGGAGTTCTCGTCCGATCTTCGCTCGCGCCCGGTTCAGCGCATCAAGGATGTGATGCGGCTTCGCGGTCGCCAGTTTGCCGAAGATGGCGGCCCCCTCGCCCACCCGGTGCGCCCGGATTCTTACGCATCGATCGACAATCTCTACACGGCGACGGTCTACGAAAAGGGCGCAGAACTCATTCGCGCTCTGACGGTTCTGATTGGCGACGAAGCCTTCAATAAGGGCATGCAGATCTATTTCGATGAGTTCGATGGCACAGCCTCGACCATCGAGGATTTCTATTCGTGTTTTGAAAAAGCGTCGGGGCGTGACCTCAGTCAGTTCCGTATCTGGTACGCTCAGGCTGGCACACCCGAAGTGTCCATAGTCGAATCCTGGGACGAGAAAAAATCGACGCTAACGCTCAAGCTCGCCCAGAAAACACCTCCAACGCCCAAGCAGTCGGACAAGAAGCCTGTCCCTATTCCTCTGCGCGCTGCGCTTCTCGATGGAAAAGGCGGCCAGATCGAGGCTGAAGGCTGGGACGATGGCGACACCGTTATCGTGCTCGATGAAGCCAGGAAGAAGGTCGAAGTAAAGCTCGAGGACGGCGCCCAGCGCCCGCTCCTTTCGATCAATCGCGAGTTCAGTGCGCCCGTACGGATCAAGCGCGACCTCACGACCCAGCAACTGCTGGAGCTTGCATCTGCAGAGACAGACCCCTTCAACATCTGGGACAATTTCCAGACTCTGTCGAAAACCGAAATATTCCGCCTCCTCGACAATCCACAGTCACCGCCAGACGCAGACTTGGTCAGCGCTTTGGCGGATGCCGTTCGCCAGAATTCGCCAGATCCGGCTTTCGCCGCGCTTCTGACTGTTCTGCCGGACATCGGCGAGCTATTCCAGGAGCGTGAACCGGTCAATCCAACAGGCCTGAACGATGCCCGCAAGCGCCTTCGCAAAGCTCTGGCGACGGAATTGAAATCAGATGCAGAGCGCATCCTTGCCGAGCCGACGCCTCAACCATTTGCGCCGTCTGCTGAGCAGGCGGGGATCCGGGCTCTGCGTACAGCGATGATCGGGCTCACAGGTGCGCTTGCCACTCCCGACGCCGCGCGCAGCCTCAAGAACCTGTTCGATCAGGCCGACAACATGACGGAAAAACTTGCCTGCCTGCGAACTCTCATCCCCATCGAGGGCAATGAACGCGATGCGGCGATCGAAACCTTCTATGAAGAGTGGAAAGACAATCCGCTGGTGATTGATAAATGGTTTGCGGTGCAGGCTGGCCAGGGGACAGCCGCCGATGCGGAGCGCCTTTCGAAGCATCCTGACTTTGACCTGTCGAACCCCAATCGTGTCCGCTCGGTTGCCGCCGCCTTTTCGATGACCAATCTCGCGGAATTTCATGCTCCGGACGGCTCAGGCCACAAGGTGATCGGGGACATCATCGAAACTGCCGACAAGCGCAATCCGGCCCTCGCAGCGAGACTGCTGACGAGTTTTGAACAATGGAAAAAGCTCGAACCTGTGGCCAAGGCTAGCGCCAAAGCGACTCTTGAGCGCCTGCGCGACGGCGGGCTGTCCAAGAATGCCATGGATATTGTCGCTCGCGCTTTGGACTAA
- a CDS encoding amidohydrolase — translation MKIAHLLAASSIAIASSVTAANAQDSNPEPGTALLDLYTYFHTHPELSFKEQTSSKILAEELRSLGFSVTTGLGDDWVREKSMRDEGVVRDGVGGYGVVGVFENGDGPTVLIRADMDALPVPEQTGLSYASDVTSTTWTGVESPVMHACGHDVHMTNWVGTARKLIENKDDWSGTLVMLAQPAEEIGLGAKAMIEDGLYSDFPVPDYNLALHVSASAPAGTVAYSSGFALANVDSVDILVKGVGGHGAYPHTTKDPILVASSIVTALQSLVARNVDPQTPAVVTVGSFTAGAKHNIISDQAELLLTVRSYDDETRQLLLDGIERIAKGQAAAFGAPEPEIRIDSDYTPSTYNDPALTEKAVAAMSAVLGEENVVSVTPVMGGEDFSQYGRTTQDVPGLIFWLGAVEKDKYEKAQGAPLPLPSLHSPFFAPDPAPTIETGVSAMTAAAMSLFNDS, via the coding sequence ATGAAAATCGCCCATCTCCTCGCCGCTTCCAGCATTGCCATCGCCTCATCGGTGACCGCCGCCAACGCCCAGGATTCAAATCCGGAACCGGGGACAGCGCTGCTGGACCTCTACACCTATTTTCACACGCACCCGGAACTCTCGTTCAAGGAACAGACCTCTTCGAAAATCCTCGCAGAAGAACTGCGCTCGCTCGGTTTCAGTGTGACGACGGGGCTTGGCGATGACTGGGTCCGTGAGAAATCCATGCGGGACGAAGGCGTGGTTCGCGACGGGGTCGGCGGCTACGGCGTTGTGGGCGTTTTCGAGAACGGCGATGGGCCGACAGTACTGATCCGCGCGGATATGGATGCCCTGCCCGTCCCCGAGCAGACCGGCCTGTCCTATGCGTCGGATGTCACCAGCACGACATGGACTGGCGTTGAGAGCCCCGTCATGCACGCCTGTGGGCACGATGTTCACATGACAAATTGGGTCGGAACGGCACGAAAACTGATTGAAAACAAGGATGACTGGTCCGGCACGCTGGTGATGCTCGCGCAGCCCGCCGAGGAAATCGGGCTAGGCGCGAAAGCGATGATCGAGGACGGGCTTTATTCCGACTTTCCGGTGCCTGACTACAACCTTGCGCTTCATGTCTCGGCTTCCGCACCCGCTGGCACAGTCGCTTATTCGTCGGGCTTCGCGCTCGCCAACGTCGACAGCGTGGACATCCTGGTGAAGGGTGTTGGCGGGCATGGTGCGTATCCGCACACGACCAAAGACCCCATCCTCGTTGCCTCATCGATCGTCACGGCGCTTCAATCACTCGTGGCTCGCAATGTCGATCCGCAAACACCTGCCGTCGTCACCGTTGGCTCATTCACTGCCGGAGCAAAGCACAACATCATCTCCGATCAGGCCGAACTCTTGCTCACCGTGCGCTCCTATGACGATGAAACGCGACAGCTCCTGCTTGATGGCATTGAACGCATCGCCAAAGGGCAAGCCGCCGCCTTTGGAGCGCCGGAACCGGAAATCCGCATCGATAGCGATTACACGCCATCGACCTACAATGACCCTGCCCTGACCGAGAAAGCGGTGGCCGCAATGTCCGCCGTTCTTGGTGAGGAGAATGTTGTGTCTGTCACGCCAGTCATGGGCGGCGAGGACTTCTCGCAATATGGCCGGACGACACAGGATGTGCCCGGACTGATCTTCTGGCTGGGCGCGGTGGAGAAAGACAAATACGAGAAGGCGCAAGGCGCCCCCCTACCCCTGCCGTCCCTCCATTCGCCTTTCTTCGCTCCAGACCCTGCCCCCACCATCGAAACTGGCGTCAGCGCGATGACGGCTGCAGCCATGTCGCTGTTCAACGACAGCTAG